From a region of the Triticum aestivum cultivar Chinese Spring chromosome 7D, IWGSC CS RefSeq v2.1, whole genome shotgun sequence genome:
- the LOC123166707 gene encoding uncharacterized protein: protein MPSSRLVPKDGEWDGGVALEVTVLSAESLRLPPTYSPLPRRLRPYVAVSSSSSSSSAGCSTGVAPASSGAGEHSWADVGEDARLVVPVGAGFLEGRDDVRVAVLSESGCARLVGDTPLGWCRVPAADVLDGLRPPRALRRLSYSLRCPRRGGPGHGVVHLAVRVLGDVHVHVARPDPAPPAQPGWCRVAMGIPVSGAAAVVGTPSPWAWSQTSR, encoded by the coding sequence ATGCCGTCGTCGAGGCTCGTGCCCAAGGACGGCGAGTGGGACGGCGGCGTGGCGCTGGAGGTCACCGTGCTGTCGGCCGAGTCGCTGCGCCTGCCGCCCACCTACTCGCCTCTCCCGCGCCGGCTGCGGCCCTACGTCGCcgtctcgtcctcctcctcctcctcctccgccggctGCAGCACGGGCGTGGCGCCCGCGTCGTCCGGCGCGGGGGAGCACTCTTGGGCCGACGTCGGCGAGGACGCGCGCCTCGTGGTGCCCGTGGGCGCGGGGTTCCTGGAGGGCCGCGACGACGTGCGCGTGGCGGTGCTCTCGGAGTCGGGCTGCGCGCGGCTCGTGGGCGACACGCCGCTGGGCTGGTGCCGCGTGCCCGCCGCCGACGTGCTGGATGGCCTCCGCCCGCCCCGCGCGCTCCGCAGGCTCAGCTACTCGCTCCGCTGCCCGCGCCGCGGCGGGCCGGGACACGGCGTCGTCCACCTCGCCGTGCGCGTCCTCGGCGACGTCCACGTCCACGTCGCCCGCCCGGACCCCGCCCCGCCCGCGCAGCCCGGCTGGTGCCGCGTCGCCATGGGCATCCCGGTCTCCGGCGCCGCGGCCGTCGTCGGCACACCGTCTCCCTGGGCATGGAGCCAGACGTCGCGGTGA
- the LOC100192131 gene encoding V-type proton ATPase subunit e1 gives MGFLVTSAIFFLAGFIACLFSLLCCNRGASTNIFHLTLVITATVCCWMMWAIVYLAQMKPLINPILSGE, from the exons ATGGGGTTCCTGGtcacctccgccatcttcttcctcgccgGCTTCATCGCCTGCCTCTTCTCGCTCCTCTGCTGCAACCGCGGCGCCTCCACCAACAT ATTCCATTTGACTCTGGTTATTACCGCTACAGTTTGTTGTTGGATGAT GTGGGCAATCGTGTACCTCGCCCAGATGAAGCCTTTGATCAACCCCATCCTGAGCGGCGAGTGA
- the LOC123168873 gene encoding uncharacterized protein produces the protein MAVSDLLPFPVPPYAPQVAASLALAAAAHFLHVPSLLLYAVHTYIHPDAVPSTGPRAVLRPPGSAPPSGKRGAAGPPASDGSAQLYRLRLSHATLASRPHFAGFHLSLLLPLALLPPALLLPPPRSPAASLAPLLPLAFLFVALLRQVALASPPRPAHLVASLAALLAATVLSSSPFAGSVASLAALPAWRFARAFWLGTDQPRTGLAVLASSAPARLLLHLAVLVSSAASILQCCGFVDGPELEVKLLAAAAGMQLLASRAAVQMYLNEAVFCWYQRLHANRAPDTEYGRAKVFLHNHHLCAAATQFVAPPLLVLSLLALWWVQGKDFFEGVEGLDWLVGWSVAMKEAALLAARWVVAVWSAVTVGTLVGYKRGWLFVL, from the coding sequence ATGGCCGTCTCCGACCTCCTGCCCTTCCCGGTCCCGCCGTACGCCCCGCAAGTCGCCGCGTCgctggccctcgccgccgccgcgcacttCCTCCACGTGCCCTCCCTCCTCCTCTACGCCGTCCACACCTACATCCACCCGGACGCCGTCCCGTCCACGGGGCCGCGCGCCGTCCTCCGCCCGCCCGGCTCCGCCCCTCCCTCCGGCAAGCGCGGCGCCGCCGGGCCCCCGGCCTCCGACGGCTCCGCGCAGCTCTACCGCCTGCGCCTTTCCCACGCCACGCTCGCCTCCCGCCCGCACTTCGCCGGCTTCCACCTCTCCCTGCTCCTCCCGCTCGCGCTCCTGCCCCCCgcgctcctcctcccgccgccccgcTCCCCGGCGGCCTCGCTCGCGCCGCTGCTCCCGCTGGCCTTCCTCTTCGTCGCGCTCCTCCGCCAGGTCGcgctcgcctcgccgccgcgccccgcgcACCTCGTCGCCTCCCTCGCCGCGCTGCTCGCCGCCACCGTGCTCTCCTCCAGCCCCTTCGCCGGCTCCGTCGCCTCGCTCGCCGCGCTCCCGGCCTGGCGCTTCGCGCGCGCCTTCTGGCTCGGCACCGACCAGCCCCGCACCGGGCTCGCCGTCCTCGCATCCTCCGCCCCCGCGCGCCTCCTGCTCCACCTCGCCGTCCtcgtctcctccgccgcctccaTCCTGCAGTGCTGCGGCTTCGTCGACGGCCCCGAGCTGGAGGTCAAGCTGCTGGCGGCCGCGGCGGGGATGCAGCTGCTCGCCTCCAGGGCCGCCGTGCAGATGTACCTCAACGAGGCCGTCTTCTGCTGGTACCAACGGCTGCACGCCAACCGCGCGCCCGACACCGAGTACGGCCGCGCCAAGGTGTTCCTGCACAACCACCATCTCTGCGCGGCGGCCACGCAGTTCGTCGCGCCGCCGCTGCTCGTGCTGTCGCTGCTCGCACTGTGGTGGGTGCAAGGCAAGGACTTCTTTGAGGGTGTGGAGGGGCTCGACTGGCTTGTTGGGTGGTCCGTCGCCATGAAGGAGGCGGCATTGCTTGCGGCCCGTTGGGTGGTGGCGGTGTGGTCGGCGGTGACTGTGGGCACGCTTGTCGGCTACAAACGTGGATGGTTGTTTGTCTTGTGA
- the LOC123167570 gene encoding short-chain dehydrogenase TIC 32 B, chloroplastic, translated as MSAMLSSLRYLAGSAGPSGYGSRTTADEATLPAGDLSHITAIVTGATSGIGAETARVLARRGARLVLPARNLKAAEETRARILADLGDAGSGGGRVVVLPLDLSSLASVRRFVHRFLALRLPLNLLINNAGQYAERFAVSEDGVEMTFATNYLGHFLLTELLLPAMADTARATGVQGRVVNVSSTVHAWFAADAGDDGPLAYLHRVTRKATPYDPTRAYALSKLANVLHTTALAGRLREMGADVTANCVHPGIVRTRLIRDRAGLVTNTVFFLASKLLKTVPQAAATTCYAAVHPAVAGVSGRYFADCNEAAPSRLACSAEEASRLWSFSEAITAEKEKEESALPVTSFRFQVQSSNADRGMAIA; from the exons ATGAGCGCCATGCTGAGCTCGCTGAGGTACCTGGCCGGCTCGGCGGGCCCGAGCGGCTACGGCTCGCGCACCACCGCGGACGAGGCCACCCTGCCCGCCGGCGACCTGAGCCACATCAccgccatcgtcaccggcgcgacctCGGGCATCGGCGCCGAGACGGCCCGCGTGCTGGCCCGGCGCGGCGCCAGGCTCGTGCTCCCGGCGCGCAACCTCAAGGCGGCCGAGGAGACCCGCGCCCGCATCCTCGCCGACCTCGGGGACGCCGGCTCCGGCGGCGGCCGCGTCGTGGTGCTCCCGCTCGACCTCTCCTCCCTCGCCTCCGTCCGCCGCTTCGTCCACCGCTTCCTCGCCCTCCGCCTCCCCCTCAACCTCCTCAT AAACAACGCGGGGCAGTACGCGGAGCGGTTCGCGGTGTCGGAGGACGGCGTGGAGATGACCTTCGCCACCAACTACCTGGGCCACTTCCTGCTCACGGAGCTGCTTCTGCCCGCCATGGCGGACACGGCCAGGGCCACCGGCGTGCAGGGCCGCGTCGTGAACGTCTCCTCCACCGTGCACGCCTGGTTCGCCGCCGACGCCGGCGACGACGGGCCCCTCGCCTACCTCCACCGCGTCACCCGCAAGGCCAC GCCGTACGATCCGACGCGGGCCTACGCGCTGTCCAAGCTCGCCAACGTGCTCCACACCACGGCCCTCGCCGGCCGGCTCAGGGAGATGGGCGCCGACGTCACCGCCAACTGCGTCCACCCCGGCATCGTCCGCACCCGCCTCATCCGCGACCGCGCCGGCCTCGTCACCA ACACGGTGTTCTTCCTGGCGTCCAAGCTCCTCAAGACGGTCCCCCAG gcggcggcgacgacgtgcTACGCGGCGGTGCACCCGGCGGTGGCGGGGGTGTCGGGGAGGTACTTCGCCGACTGCAACGAGGCGGCGCCGTCGAGGCTGGCGTGCAGCGCCGAGGAGGCCTCCAGGCTGTGGAGCTTCTCCGAGGCCATCACCgccgagaaggagaaggaggagagtgCTCTTCCCGTCACCAGCTTCAGGTTCCAGGTCCAGAGCTCCAACGCCGACCGCGGCATGGCCATCGCATAG
- the LOC123166174 gene encoding BTB/POZ domain-containing protein At3g05675 yields METVDAVDGYKFADESTSDVRVCFTRTGGRGEQPERFPCHSSVLSARSKYFADLLGQSDARSGGSNNNCIQVQCPRAEYDHYVKLLKFMYLSRESIEDAITSVKSALGVLRAAISLKSEFVAETCIGYLESASWDEKEEEEILQFAQTLAPEAAAPLLARLQAPSANAVKTVFISAVRFATSMETSAAPLFDDLKTAAQEQIDFMLHDGDDPAIVMMDEDVRSVLREGLTKLFSTLRTGLDLLASEFDKLPEQAEQRIVRSLVDIDWITTVLSKIELMNEFVSGWLEISDHVVSVVQDEKYSSGLWTVKTKLIEVTGKALDAVGYGSVILPSTSRTHLVKTWLPYIRTTKRFLDAKAKDEAFPQMDAGLCQNIESAIVSLILALPSGDQSDILLDWMQKADKFRYPDLTEAFEMWCYRSKTAIRRLNGATDKGCNPISL; encoded by the coding sequence ATGGAGACGGTTGATGCTGTTGATGGATACAAGTTTGCTGACGAGTCTACGAGCGATGTCCGTGTTTGCTTTACAAGGACCGGCGGGCGCGGCGAGCAGCCAGAACGGTTTCCCTGCCACTCGTCCGTCCTCTCCGCCAGGAGCAAGTATTTCGCGGACTTGCTGGGTCAAAGCGATGCTCGTTCTGGTGGTAGCAATAACAACTGCATTCAAGTCCAGTGCCCGAGGGCTGAGTATGACCATTATGTCAAGTTGTTGAAGTTTATGTATCTTTCGAGAGAATCGATTGAGGACGCAATCACCTCCGTTAAGTCGGCTCTTGGCGTTCTTCGAGCAGCGATCTCTCTCAAATCCGAGTTCGTCGCCGAAACCTGCATCGGGTATCTTGAATCTGCTTCCTGGGACGAAAAGGAGGAGGAAGAGATTTTACAGTTTGCTCAGACCCTGGCCCCAGAAGCTGCTGCACCTTTGTTAGCCCGTTTGCAAGCTCCCAGTGCGAACGCTGTCAAGACTGTTTTCATCTCCGCTGTGCGCTTCGCTACGTCCATGGAGACTTCAGCTGCTCCTTTATTCGATGACCTCAAGACTGCTGCTCAAGAGCAGATTGACTTCATGCTCCATGATGGTGATGACCCTGCAATTGTTATGATGGATGAAGATGTAAGGTCTGTCCTGAGGGAAGGTTTGACAAAGCTGTTCTCAACACTTAGGACTGGACTGGATCTCTTGGCCTCAGAGTTTGATAAATTGCCTGAACAAGCAGAGCAAAGGATTGTGCGCAGCTTAGTTGACATTGACTGGATAACCACCGTCTTGTCAAAGATTGAGCTGATGAACGAGTTTGTTTCTGGCTGGTTAGAAATCTCAGACCATGTTGTCTCGGTGGTTCAGGACGAGAAGTATAGCTCAGGTCTGTGGACTGTGAAGACGAAGCTTATAGAAGTGACTGGAAAGGCCTTGGATGCTGTTGGCTATGGCTCTGTGATTCTCCCGTCAACATCCAGAACGCATCTTGTGAAGACATGGCTCCCGTACATCCGGACGACAAAGCGCTTCCTTGATGCCAAGGCGAAAGACGAGGCATTTCCTCAGATGGACGCGGGCTTGTGCCAGAACATCGAGAGCGCAATTGTTTCATTGATTTTAGCATTGCCTTCAGGTGACCAGTCGGATATCCTGTTGGACTGGATGCAGAAAGCAGACAAGTTCAGATACCCTGACCTCACCGAGGCGTTTGAGATGTGGTGTTACCGCAGCAAAACAGCAATCAGGCGGCTGAATGGGGCGACAGATAAGGGTTGCAACCCTATCAGCTTGTAA